A genomic window from Candidatus Nitrosoglobus terrae includes:
- a CDS encoding alpha-D-glucose phosphate-specific phosphoglucomutase: MNSIHTISTTPYLDQRPGTSGLRKKVKHFQQLHYLENFIQSLFDCLEGIAGKTLILGGDGRYYNQEAIQIILKIAAANKIGRVLVGHHGLFSTPAVSCVIRHRKAFGGIILSASHNPGGINGDFGVKYNTSHGGPAPESVTEAIYARSKKIDRYFILKADDIPLDTLGTHHLNETVVEVINPITDWAALMESLFDFSKIKALFDTGAFHMYFDAMNAITGPYAKEILEHRLGAGPNTVLNGDPLPDFGGGHPDPNLVYGKSLVTKMYRANAPSLGAASDGDGDRNMILGKRFFVTPSDNLAILAAHAHTIPGYRSGLAGIARSMPTSQAADRVAKALEIECFETPTGWKFFGNLLDAGKATLCGEESFGAGSNHLREKDGLWSVLFWLNILATQRQSVEAIVRKHWAKYGRNFYSRHDYENLPSDQTQQLIEDLRQQLPNLIGKQFNQHQITLADDFSYHDPVDQSITSGQGIRLCFEDGSRIIYRLSGTGTEGATLRVYLERFEPDPNQHGLETQIALSDLIQLANHLAQIKQKTHRIEPTVIT; encoded by the coding sequence ATGAATAGTATCCATACCATATCCACTACCCCCTATCTTGATCAGCGCCCGGGTACTTCTGGCTTACGCAAGAAAGTCAAACATTTCCAACAGCTCCATTATTTGGAGAATTTTATTCAATCCCTCTTTGATTGCTTAGAGGGCATCGCCGGAAAAACCCTGATTCTAGGAGGAGATGGACGCTATTATAACCAAGAAGCTATCCAAATTATTCTTAAGATAGCGGCGGCTAATAAAATCGGCCGAGTCTTAGTTGGCCATCATGGTCTGTTTTCCACCCCAGCCGTTTCCTGTGTTATTCGTCACCGCAAAGCCTTTGGCGGCATTATTCTCTCTGCTAGCCATAATCCAGGAGGGATAAACGGTGATTTTGGAGTGAAATATAATACCAGCCATGGCGGGCCAGCCCCTGAATCTGTCACCGAGGCTATTTACGCCCGGAGTAAAAAAATTGACCGATATTTTATTCTAAAAGCTGACGATATACCCTTAGATACGCTAGGGACTCATCATCTTAATGAGACGGTAGTTGAGGTCATTAACCCAATTACCGATTGGGCAGCATTAATGGAAAGCCTATTTGATTTCTCTAAAATCAAGGCTTTATTTGATACTGGGGCTTTCCATATGTATTTTGATGCTATGAATGCCATTACTGGCCCTTATGCCAAGGAGATTCTGGAACACCGCCTAGGTGCAGGCCCCAACACTGTTCTCAATGGCGATCCTCTGCCAGATTTTGGTGGCGGCCATCCTGATCCAAACCTAGTTTATGGAAAATCCCTGGTCACGAAAATGTATCGAGCGAATGCGCCAAGTCTGGGAGCGGCCTCTGATGGGGATGGAGACCGTAACATGATTTTAGGCAAGCGTTTCTTCGTCACTCCTTCGGATAATTTGGCTATTTTAGCTGCCCATGCTCATACTATTCCTGGTTATCGATCAGGATTAGCCGGCATCGCCCGCTCTATGCCTACGAGCCAAGCCGCTGATCGGGTTGCTAAAGCGCTGGAAATTGAATGTTTTGAAACCCCTACTGGATGGAAATTTTTTGGTAATCTACTGGATGCCGGTAAAGCAACCCTGTGCGGTGAAGAAAGTTTTGGCGCTGGATCTAATCACCTGCGGGAGAAAGACGGATTATGGTCAGTCTTATTTTGGCTTAATATTCTCGCAACACAACGCCAGTCTGTAGAAGCTATCGTTCGGAAACACTGGGCTAAGTATGGTCGTAATTTTTACTCTCGCCATGATTATGAGAATCTCCCCTCTGATCAAACGCAACAGCTCATAGAAGATCTACGCCAGCAACTTCCCAACCTTATAGGCAAACAATTTAACCAACACCAAATAACCCTCGCTGACGACTTTAGCTATCACGATCCGGTTGATCAGAGCATTACCTCTGGGCAAGGAATTCGCCTGTGTTTTGAAGATGGATCTCGGATCATTTATCGTCTTTCTGGCACCGGAACTGAGGGCGCTACCCTACGAGTCTATTTGGAAAGATTTGAGCCCGATCCTAATCAACACGGATTAGAGACGCAAATAGCCCTTAGCGATCTGATTCAACTAGCGAATCACTTAGCTCAAATTAAGCAGAAAACACACCGAATAGAGCCTACGGTAATCACTTAA